CAGGCGCGATCGGAGCCGCAATCGACGCGTGCCCGGCCGGGCAAGTGGTATTCATCCCGGCCGGCACCTACCGCATCGACAACCGCGTCTATCGCCCCTACGCCAGTAACATCACGCTCCGCGGCGCGGGAATGGGGAGGACTGTCCTGAAGGCGAATACCAAAGGACAGGTCCTCCTGTTCGGCACTTCCGACTGGCCCCGGCCCACCGCCGGACTTGCGATCACGGGGGGCGCCATGAAGGGCAGCGAGGTCCTGACCGTGGCCGACACCTCCACGATTGCCGTCGGCAATCTGGTCCGCGTCGAGCAGGACAACGCGCCCTACGTCGCCTCGACCTCGGGGCTCCGGCCCGATGTCCGGCTGATGAGCGCCGTGTTCAGGGCGACGGCGAAGACCGGGACCACGGTGACGGTCGCGCCACCGCTGCCGTTCGATTTCACGCTGTCGCCGAGGCTGGTGCCGTACAAGATCCCGCCCCTGAGCAATACGGGTGTGGAAGACCTCACGATCGACTGCAACGCGACCTCGGGGATCGGCATATCGTTTGAGCAGTGCTGGGGATGCTGGATCAAGAACGTGGAGATCGCCGGGTCCCTGAGCCGCCAGATGCTGTTGGTCCGCTTCGTCAGCGGGGAGATCCGGCGCTGCTATACGCACGATTGCATAGGCGGCGGCCCCAATCACGAGGGCATTGACTTCTACGAAGACGGATCGTTCAACCTGATCGAGGACAACATCACCTACAACGGCGGCTTCCCTGGCATCATCCTCGGCGATTCCAAGGGCGGCTGCACCGGCAACGTGATCGCCTACAACTTCTCGTACGCGGGGAACGTCGGCACGCCCACGATGGCGGGCATGGACATCAGCGTTAGCCACGGCCCGCACAACATGATGAACCTGGTCGAGGGAAACATCGCCGGGGGCATCGGCAGCGACGGGTATTTCGGCTCCACCAGCCATATTACCTTCGCCCGCAACTGGTGCACCGCCACGCATCCCACCGCCGCAGAGAACCTGATCGCGGTGAACGTGGGCAGGTGGAACACCTATTTCAACGTGGTCGGCAACATCCTCGGCACGAACGGCTTCAGCAGTCAGGGGCTGTTCCAACCGGAGACCCCGTTCGGATATGAGAAGCAGGTGATCTACAAGATCGGCTTCCCCAACATGGGCAACAACGGCTTCTCGGGGACGTGGGGCCCCACCACCCCGCCGGACTACAGGAGCCAGTGGGCGAACCAGCCGGACCGTCGATCGCCGCAGGAACTGGACCTCAACGTCAAGAACACCATGATCCGGCACGGGAACTACGACTTCCTCACCCGTGCCGTCGAGTGGAACCCGGCGATCGCAGACCGCGCGCTCCCGAGCAGCTACTTCCGCGCGAGCAAACCGGCTTACTTTGGGGACCTGGCGTGGCCGCCGTTCGATCCGGCTTCCCCGCCCGCCGCGTTCGATGAGGCCAATGTCTGCAGGATCCCCGCCGGTTATCGATACGTCCACGGCACCGACCCGCCCGGGGCAGGGAACCCATAACGGGCCGGGTGGCCACCGCCCATCCCGACCTCACCTTCGTGAAGAGTCCGCAGGCGCCTTGAGGATCGCGATCAAGTAGTCCGTGGGGCTCTTGTGCGTCGCACCTGTGGCGCCGGGGTACGCGAGTTCACAGTCAGTGCCCATCTCCCGGCAACGCTCCTGCAGCTTCACTCCGAAGTTGGCGGTGTGCGTTGGATCCTTCTCCTCCTGGCCAAGGGCCGGAGGGTTCCTATAGGACAGGTAGACGGGAGGATCATCGGCACTCACGAGCGCCCACGGGGAATACTCGGCGATCCACGGCAGGAGGCTTCCCCGCGCGGCAAGGAACTCCGCGAAGTCGCGTTTTCCGAAGGCATGGCCCCCGTACCTGCTGTTCGGCGTCCAGTCCTTCATCTGCTGCGGATCGAGCGTGGTCTGCGCGCTCGCAACGGCGGCGCACCACAGGCGAGTGGATTCACGGGCGACCGGATCCTCGCTTCCGGCGTCAGCGAGATCATCACGGTAAGCCAGCCAGAGGGCCGAACAGCCTCCCGCTGAGACGCCTGCCGCGCCCATGCGTTCCTTGTCGAGGTTCCACTCGCGCGCCTTGCTGCGGATGAACTGCAGGGCCCGGGCGGCGTCATACAGCGGCGCCTTGACGGGTGGCTCGATCCCTTCCCGGGTGGCCTGAGAGATATACCGGTAGTTGATGGCAGCCACCGAGATGCCCTCCTTCAGCAGGGCATTCACGTCGACGGAACGGTGCACCGTCTCCTTGTTGTTGCCTGTCCAACTGCCGCCGTGGATGACCAGGACGAGCGGGGTCGGCCTCTCGGAGGGCGCCTGCCAGAAGTCGAGGACGTTCCGCTCGTGATCGCCGTAGCGGGCCTCAGCCCGGGTGGGCGTCGGGACGAAAGCCGCATACGCCGTCATGACCTCGGGCTCGACGTTCCTCGGCCGGCCGGCATCTTGAGCATGAGTGACAGCCACGGCGCCGACAAGACTGAGAAGGCAGCATGCAGCCAGGAAGGTAGAGGTTACGGTCTTCATGGAAGGTGTCCTTAGCGCTGGTTCTGCTGGCGGGGCAGCGTCGGGGCCGACGCCTCGTCCCTGTGTTCTCGCAGAAAAGCCCGCAACAGGCGGCTCCAGTTGGGCTTGTCGCCCATATGGCCGCACAACGGGTCGATGGCGACCTCCTTCGGGCCCCGCAGCGCATTGTAGGCCGCGAAGACCCCTGACGATGGGCAACTGAGGTCCTGGAACGCCACACCCACAATGGCGGGCGCGGTTATGCGGCTGGCGAAGTTTACGCCGTCCATGTAACGGGCGGTCGTGAACGTTACGGGGTCCGGCACGGCGCCGTTCATGATCACCAGCCTTGGCCGGCCTGTCGCGCGGCCGACCAGGACTCCCGCATAGTCGCACATGCCGGGCGCGTCGATGGCCAGCGCCGTCACGTGGGGGCTCAGAGCGGCGCAAGCCAGCCCCTGGCCGCCGCCCATGCTGTGGCCGTGGACGGCAAGGGTCCGGCCGTTCCAGTCAGGCCGGGAGGCCACGAACTCCGCCGCGCGGTAGCAGCGCAAGTACATCGCTCGAAAGTAGGTCGTCTCGCGGCTCTCCCGTCCCTGGAACATGTAACCCGCCAGGCGCCCCGCCATGAGCCGGTCGTAGTACTCCTGCGGCTGACCGTTGTCGATGTCGTGCGCATTCATCGCGAACGCCAGGTAACCCATGCGTGCGTAGCCGAGCGCCTTGTCGGGGTCCACCGAGGACACGCCCGCTCCCTGAAACCGCACGAGGCCCGGAAAAGGGCCGGGGCCCGCGGGTCTGGCCAGATAGCCGGTCACCTTGGTGCCGCCCAGGCCCGCCAGCGTCACTGAAAACAACTTGCAGGCATCGGGGGAAGGCATCGGCGTGAGCACCGGATTCATGGGCACCGCGTCGACCAGTGCTTTCTGGGCCTCCCAGAACTGATCGAAATCGTCCGGCGCGGACATGGGCGCCCGGATCTCCTCGTGACTGAAGGCCGCGCCGCCCATCGCCCTGACGGCCCTCCCGCCTGCGGGCGTGCAGGTGGCCCGGATCCAGAGAAGGGACGGCTCCGGCCGGCTTCCCTGCACCTCCGCACGACCGGCCCTGAGAACGACCTGTCGCCGCTCACTGTGCTCGAAGGCGTCGGCGGACAGCTCCACATCGAGCAAGGCTTCTGCGACGGGCTGATCGCCGTGCTGCATCTCGATGATGAACGTCACGGTTTCCCCCTTAGCGTAGACGGCCTCGGGTCGGTCGGTCCGGACCGCGAGCTGCAATGCCTGCTCGGCCGCCGTCGCCACGGGAGAGCCCAAGAGAAGCGCGAAGCCCAAAAGAACCGTCGCGGCTCGCGTCATCGTCCTGCCCTTTCATGGTTCGCTCCCGATGGAGCATATCCGGGCATTGTAGCCCCGGCATCCGCCAGTGCCAGAACGTTGTTCTTGAACTCCCCCGGCGAGAAGTTCTGAACGAGCGAGATGAGACCGGATTGATGGTCGATCAGCAGCAGCGCCGCCTCGTCCCGGGACAAGCGGTTGTACGCGAATCCCTTTGCCATAGTCGCCCCCTTCCTGGCTGTCGTTACGCAGTCCTGTGCCGCGGACCGCTCCCCCATCTGCCTGTCTAATGCGCAGGGCCGCCGGTGGCAAGCAGGACGAGCCGGCGATCGGATTTCCGTCAGTCGACGCGGCTCGGCGGCCGGCGTGCATTGCTCAACTGTCGCCTTTCAGGCCGAGGCTGCGACCGCCGTCCACGGCCAGTTCCTGGCCGGTGATGAAGTCCGATTCCGGTTGCGCCAGGAACAGCACGGCGCGGGCGACGTCGTCCTGTGTGCAGACGCGGTTGACGGCAGAGAAGCGGTGCGCGAACGCGGCGGCGTCCTCGATGGGGTCGCGCTGCACCAGGCCCGGCGAGACGCAGTTGACGGTGACGTTGTGCGCTCCGAGTTCGAGCGCCAGGGAACGGGTCGCCGCAATCAGGCCGCCCTTCGCGGCGCCGTACTCGACGCAGCGCTTCTTGCCGCCCCGCGCTACGATGGAAGTGACGTTGATGATCGCCCCCTGCTTTGCCGCCACCAT
This is a stretch of genomic DNA from Candidatus Brocadiaceae bacterium. It encodes these proteins:
- a CDS encoding alpha/beta hydrolase, producing MTAYAAFVPTPTRAEARYGDHERNVLDFWQAPSERPTPLVLVIHGGSWTGNNKETVHRSVDVNALLKEGISVAAINYRYISQATREGIEPPVKAPLYDAARALQFIRSKAREWNLDKERMGAAGVSAGGCSALWLAYRDDLADAGSEDPVARESTRLWCAAVASAQTTLDPQQMKDWTPNSRYGGHAFGKRDFAEFLAARGSLLPWIAEYSPWALVSADDPPVYLSYRNPPALGQEEKDPTHTANFGVKLQERCREMGTDCELAYPGATGATHKSPTDYLIAILKAPADSSRR
- a CDS encoding acetylxylan esterase, producing MTRAATVLLGFALLLGSPVATAAEQALQLAVRTDRPEAVYAKGETVTFIIEMQHGDQPVAEALLDVELSADAFEHSERRQVVLRAGRAEVQGSRPEPSLLWIRATCTPAGGRAVRAMGGAAFSHEEIRAPMSAPDDFDQFWEAQKALVDAVPMNPVLTPMPSPDACKLFSVTLAGLGGTKVTGYLARPAGPGPFPGLVRFQGAGVSSVDPDKALGYARMGYLAFAMNAHDIDNGQPQEYYDRLMAGRLAGYMFQGRESRETTYFRAMYLRCYRAAEFVASRPDWNGRTLAVHGHSMGGGQGLACAALSPHVTALAIDAPGMCDYAGVLVGRATGRPRLVIMNGAVPDPVTFTTARYMDGVNFASRITAPAIVGVAFQDLSCPSSGVFAAYNALRGPKEVAIDPLCGHMGDKPNWSRLLRAFLREHRDEASAPTLPRQQNQR